The Desulfobacteraceae bacterium genome contains a region encoding:
- a CDS encoding DHH family phosphoesterase, whose translation MNQIVRHLKSSRRVFLASHIQPDGDAIGSLLALGLSLAHLEVQTALFNESHIPAVYRFLPGVAAISRRFDNQTRFDTAVILDCGSLERIGAAAPAVSRIPTIINVDHHVTNTGFGHLQLIDTGACSTAEIVYRLIKQLATPIDKAVATAIYTGILTDTGSFRFANTNSAAFSICDEMVRRGVTPSKVAQHVYGTYSMGRIKLLNLALDSIEISPNGKLSLMTLTRQMLRETNTLPEDADGIINYAKRIQDVRVAVLIQENGNGESSPGGQGHFHVSLRSDGTVDVAAIAAAFGGGGHANAAGFNITADMAELKSKIFDLAQNI comes from the coding sequence ATGAACCAGATCGTTCGCCATCTGAAGAGTAGTCGCCGGGTGTTTTTGGCCTCCCACATCCAGCCGGATGGCGACGCCATCGGTTCCCTGCTGGCCCTGGGGCTGTCGCTGGCCCACCTGGAAGTCCAGACCGCGCTTTTCAACGAAAGCCACATTCCGGCGGTCTACCGCTTCCTGCCCGGGGTGGCGGCCATAAGCCGCCGCTTCGACAACCAGACCCGCTTCGACACCGCGGTCATACTGGACTGCGGCAGCCTGGAGCGCATCGGGGCCGCGGCCCCGGCGGTGAGCCGAATTCCAACCATCATCAACGTCGACCATCACGTGACCAACACCGGCTTTGGCCATTTGCAGCTCATCGACACCGGCGCCTGCTCCACCGCGGAGATCGTCTACCGCCTGATCAAGCAGCTGGCCACGCCCATCGACAAGGCCGTGGCGACGGCCATCTACACCGGCATCCTGACCGATACCGGCTCGTTCCGGTTTGCCAACACCAACAGCGCCGCCTTTTCCATCTGTGACGAAATGGTGCGCCGGGGGGTCACACCCTCCAAGGTGGCCCAGCACGTTTACGGCACCTACTCCATGGGGCGCATCAAGCTGTTGAACCTGGCGCTGGATTCCATCGAAATTTCGCCCAACGGCAAGCTCTCCCTGATGACCCTGACCCGTCAAATGCTGCGCGAAACTAACACCCTGCCCGAGGACGCCGACGGGATCATCAACTATGCCAAACGGATTCAGGATGTGCGGGTGGCGGTTTTGATCCAGGAAAACGGCAACGGGGAGTCTTCACCCGGCGGGCAGGGCCACTTTCACGTCAGCCTGCGCTCCGACGGCACGGTGGACGTGGCGGCGATTGCGGCCGCCTTCGGCGGCGGCGGACACGCCAATGCCGCAGGCTTCAACATCACGGCCGACATGGCGGAGTTGAAATCCAAGATTTTCGACTTGGCCCAGAACATCTAG
- the rbfA gene encoding 30S ribosome-binding factor RbfA, giving the protein MKPFSRAQRVGGQIQRLLSEFIHKEVKDPRLAAVIITGIKMTRDLRIARIYYTVQSAMTAAGREAAAAGLESAKGYLKRSLAAELGLRYMPELQFFHDDSLDYGARIEQLLESLKSDHEPDRSPSEE; this is encoded by the coding sequence ATGAAGCCGTTTTCCCGCGCCCAGCGGGTGGGTGGGCAGATCCAGCGCCTTCTGTCCGAATTCATCCACAAGGAGGTCAAGGATCCCCGGCTGGCGGCGGTGATCATCACCGGGATAAAAATGACCCGCGACCTGCGGATCGCCAGGATCTATTACACGGTGCAAAGCGCCATGACCGCCGCCGGGCGCGAGGCGGCCGCCGCGGGCTTGGAAAGCGCCAAAGGCTACCTGAAACGGTCTCTGGCCGCCGAACTGGGCCTGCGCTACATGCCGGAGCTTCAGTTTTTTCACGACGACTCCCTGGATTACGGCGCGCGCATCGAACAACTGCTCGAATCGCTCAAATCGGATCATGAACCAGATCGTTCGCCATCTGAAGAGTAG
- a CDS encoding DUF503 domain-containing protein, which yields MVVGIGIITFRLHDCHSLKGKRRIVKMIISQIRNNFNASVAEVGANDIHQRAEIGFSLTGNDRQLINSKVDKIFNLAEDLGLAEVIDTEMELISI from the coding sequence ATGGTGGTCGGAATCGGCATCATCACCTTCAGGCTGCACGACTGCCATAGCCTGAAGGGCAAGCGCAGGATCGTCAAAATGATCATTTCCCAGATCCGCAACAACTTCAACGCCTCGGTGGCGGAGGTCGGCGCCAACGACATTCACCAGCGGGCCGAGATCGGATTCTCTTTGACCGGCAACGACCGCCAGCTGATCAACTCCAAGGTCGATAAGATATTCAACCTGGCCGAAGACCTGGGGCTGGCCGAAGTCATCGATACCGAAATGGAGCTCATCAGCATATGA
- the infB gene encoding translation initiation factor IF-2 → MAKIRIYELARELNMKNKALLDKLAELNISVRSHMSSLEDETVAQIKRALFGKKAAAVEVTRVRPTVIRRRKRDVAKPPEEAAAATEAPPEETAAEAEAPALEAASAQPAAEEIEAVEPPPVSPAPPTQPAETPAEEAPAAEAQPEEVPAQPAAEETPAPPAVGDEAPHVETTAEAPRSAEAEDQAAAEKPAPARAEKPVKVKRKKGDAVAKIISLPTREVVRALQAEKEERKEAEAPTAKVERRIETPATVSPEETAAREGRKKKGKKREEEPAAEKKLARKKDAFRRKEVVEGADLYASGGRGRKGRKGGKLKVAKGQKTQITTPKAIKRRIKVDDAIVLSELAKRMGIKANEIIGKLMGLGVMVTVNQTIDYETAVLVASEFNFEVEKAAFEEEAILKVATDEPDQLLPRPPVVTIMGHVDHGKTSLLDVIRKTRVTEGEAGGITQHIGAYNVSTPRGQIVFLDTPGHEAFTAMRARGAQVTDIVILVVAADDGVMPQTIEAINHAKASEVPIIVAVNKMDKANADPDRVQRQLAEVGLMPEEWGGDTIFVKVSAKQNQGIDDLLEMILLQSEVLEFKANPNKLASGHVVESKLDSGRGPVATILIQDGTLRTGDPIVCGIYSGKVRAMLNDRGLQVDEAGPSIPVEILGLTGVPGAGDEFVALADEKNARQVSQHRAQKQRAKELAKTSRVSLESLFERMKEGEVKDLNLIIKADVDGSIEALRDSLVKLSNEEVKINVIHAATGTITESDVSLAAVSDAIIIGFNVRPNTKVADMAQEEHVDIRYHNIIYNVIKEVKDAIVGLMESTYEERILGLAEVREVFHVPKVGTIAGAYVTEGKIERGQRVRLLRDGIIQFEGKIASLRRFKDDVKEVQRGYECGIGIENYNDIKVADEIQCFFLEEIKPALA, encoded by the coding sequence ATGGCAAAGATCAGGATCTATGAGCTTGCCAGAGAACTCAACATGAAAAACAAAGCGCTGCTGGACAAGTTAGCGGAATTGAACATCTCCGTGCGCAGTCACATGAGTTCTCTGGAGGACGAGACCGTGGCCCAAATCAAGCGAGCACTCTTCGGCAAGAAAGCCGCCGCCGTCGAGGTGACCCGGGTTCGGCCGACCGTCATCCGCCGCCGCAAACGGGACGTTGCCAAACCACCGGAAGAGGCCGCGGCCGCGACCGAAGCCCCCCCGGAGGAGACTGCCGCCGAAGCCGAGGCCCCGGCGCTGGAAGCAGCGAGCGCTCAACCGGCAGCCGAGGAAATTGAAGCCGTCGAACCGCCCCCGGTTTCCCCCGCGCCCCCCACCCAGCCCGCTGAGACCCCGGCTGAGGAGGCCCCCGCCGCGGAAGCGCAGCCCGAAGAAGTCCCCGCCCAGCCCGCCGCCGAGGAAACCCCGGCGCCACCGGCCGTCGGCGACGAAGCCCCACATGTCGAAACCACGGCCGAGGCGCCCCGGAGCGCTGAAGCCGAAGACCAGGCCGCGGCCGAAAAACCCGCCCCGGCCAGGGCCGAAAAACCGGTCAAGGTGAAGCGCAAGAAGGGCGACGCCGTTGCCAAGATTATCAGCCTGCCGACCCGCGAGGTGGTGCGGGCCCTCCAGGCCGAAAAGGAAGAGCGCAAGGAGGCCGAAGCCCCCACGGCCAAGGTCGAACGCCGGATTGAGACCCCGGCCACCGTCAGCCCCGAGGAAACGGCGGCCCGCGAGGGCCGTAAGAAAAAGGGTAAAAAACGCGAGGAAGAGCCGGCCGCCGAGAAGAAGTTGGCCCGCAAAAAGGATGCCTTCCGCCGCAAGGAGGTCGTCGAAGGCGCCGATCTTTACGCCAGCGGCGGCCGCGGCCGCAAGGGCCGCAAAGGCGGCAAGCTCAAGGTCGCCAAGGGCCAGAAAACGCAAATCACCACACCCAAGGCCATCAAGCGGCGAATCAAGGTCGACGACGCCATCGTGCTTTCCGAACTGGCCAAGCGCATGGGGATCAAGGCAAACGAGATCATCGGCAAGCTCATGGGTTTGGGGGTGATGGTGACCGTCAATCAAACCATCGATTACGAGACCGCCGTGCTGGTGGCCTCGGAGTTCAATTTCGAGGTCGAAAAGGCCGCATTCGAAGAGGAGGCTATCCTGAAAGTCGCCACGGATGAACCGGATCAGCTGCTGCCGCGCCCGCCTGTGGTCACCATCATGGGCCACGTCGACCACGGCAAGACCTCGCTCCTGGACGTCATCCGCAAAACGCGCGTGACCGAGGGCGAAGCCGGCGGGATCACCCAGCATATCGGCGCCTACAACGTCTCGACCCCCAGGGGCCAGATCGTATTTCTGGACACCCCCGGCCACGAGGCCTTCACCGCGATGCGCGCCCGCGGGGCGCAGGTGACCGACATCGTCATCCTGGTGGTGGCCGCCGACGACGGTGTCATGCCCCAAACCATCGAGGCCATCAACCACGCCAAGGCCTCCGAGGTGCCGATCATCGTCGCGGTCAACAAGATGGACAAGGCCAACGCCGACCCCGACCGTGTTCAGCGGCAGCTGGCCGAAGTCGGCCTGATGCCCGAGGAGTGGGGCGGCGACACCATTTTTGTCAAGGTCTCCGCCAAACAGAACCAGGGAATTGACGACCTGCTGGAAATGATCCTGCTCCAATCCGAGGTTCTGGAATTCAAGGCCAACCCCAACAAGCTGGCCAGTGGGCACGTGGTGGAGTCCAAGCTGGATTCAGGCCGCGGACCGGTGGCCACGATTCTGATCCAGGACGGCACCCTGCGGACCGGGGACCCCATCGTCTGCGGCATCTACTCGGGCAAGGTCCGGGCGATGTTAAACGACCGCGGCCTGCAAGTGGATGAGGCCGGCCCCTCGATTCCGGTGGAAATTCTGGGCCTCACGGGCGTCCCGGGCGCCGGCGACGAATTCGTGGCCCTTGCCGATGAGAAGAACGCCCGCCAGGTCAGCCAGCATCGGGCCCAGAAGCAGCGGGCCAAAGAGCTGGCCAAAACCAGCCGGGTCAGCCTGGAAAGCCTCTTCGAGAGGATGAAGGAGGGCGAGGTCAAGGACCTCAACCTGATCATCAAGGCCGACGTGGACGGCTCCATCGAGGCCCTGCGGGATTCCTTGGTCAAGCTCTCCAACGAGGAGGTCAAAATCAACGTGATCCATGCCGCCACCGGCACCATCACGGAATCCGATGTTTCCCTGGCCGCCGTTTCCGACGCGATCATCATCGGCTTCAACGTCCGGCCCAACACCAAGGTGGCCGACATGGCCCAGGAGGAGCATGTCGACATCCGCTACCACAACATCATCTACAATGTGATCAAGGAGGTCAAGGACGCCATCGTCGGCCTGATGGAGTCCACCTACGAGGAGCGGATTCTGGGGCTGGCGGAGGTCCGGGAGGTCTTTCACGTACCCAAGGTCGGCACCATCGCCGGCGCCTACGTGACCGAGGGCAAAATCGAGCGCGGACAGCGGGTGCGGCTGCTGCGCGACGGCATCATCCAGTTCGAGGGCAAGATCGCCTCCCTGCGGCGCTTCAAAGACGATGTCAAGGAGGTCCAGCGCGGCTACGAGTGCGGCATCGGGATCGAGAACTACAACGATATCAAGGTCGCGGACGAAATCCAGTGCTTCTTCCTGGAGGAAATCAAACCGGCGCTGGCCTGA
- the nusA gene encoding transcription termination factor NusA, translating to MFIADIKRVIEQVSRDKGIEREVLVKAVEEALRSAARKKFGSKIDIEVHYSDETGEVEVFKFLEVVEEVTDPDLQISMEEGQTLDPDCEVGDSLGIKMDTSTFGRIAAQSAKQVIIQKMKDAERDAVYASYIDRKGEIINGIVQRMDRGDIIVNLGQTEAVLPHREQVPRESYRRGDRVRAYILDVLQDTRGPQVILSRTHANFLNNLFRTEVPEISEGIVEIKAAAREPGSRSKIAVASHDSDIDPVGACVGMKGSRVQSVVQELRGEKIDIIPWHIDAAKFVCNALAPAEISRVIIDEENRSMEVIVPDEFLSVAIGKRGQNVRLASKLTGWHLDVRSEERYNQDMQAGYESLLSMPDVSNSLADALVEKGFYSAEEISRAVVDDLLAVRGMSEEEAARLIDAARDAVKRAAEEAAAAEAQATAAALEDAGQAEVAADPESADAAPAAPAASPQPEPATASAEDDAATAEEAEKTKD from the coding sequence ATGTTTATCGCAGACATAAAACGAGTCATCGAGCAGGTCAGCCGTGACAAGGGAATCGAACGCGAGGTTCTCGTCAAGGCCGTTGAGGAGGCGCTTCGGTCGGCCGCCAGAAAAAAATTCGGCAGCAAAATCGACATCGAAGTTCACTACAGCGATGAAACCGGCGAAGTGGAGGTTTTCAAGTTCCTGGAAGTCGTCGAGGAGGTTACCGATCCGGACCTTCAGATCAGCATGGAGGAAGGCCAGACACTGGACCCGGACTGCGAGGTGGGCGACAGCCTGGGCATCAAAATGGACACCTCCACCTTCGGTCGGATCGCGGCCCAGTCTGCGAAGCAGGTCATTATCCAGAAGATGAAAGACGCCGAACGCGACGCCGTTTACGCCAGCTATATCGATCGCAAGGGTGAAATCATCAACGGCATCGTCCAGCGCATGGACCGCGGCGACATCATCGTCAACCTGGGCCAGACCGAGGCGGTGCTGCCCCACCGCGAGCAGGTGCCCCGGGAGTCCTACCGGCGGGGCGATCGCGTGCGGGCCTACATCCTGGATGTCCTCCAGGACACCCGCGGCCCCCAGGTGATCCTGTCCCGGACCCACGCCAACTTCCTGAACAACCTCTTTCGCACCGAGGTCCCCGAAATCAGCGAGGGGATCGTAGAAATCAAGGCGGCGGCGCGTGAGCCGGGAAGCCGCTCCAAAATCGCCGTGGCCTCCCACGACTCCGACATCGACCCGGTCGGGGCCTGCGTGGGCATGAAGGGCAGCCGGGTGCAGAGCGTCGTGCAGGAACTGCGCGGGGAAAAAATCGACATCATTCCCTGGCATATCGACGCGGCCAAATTTGTCTGCAATGCCCTAGCCCCGGCGGAGATTTCACGGGTGATCATCGATGAGGAGAACCGGTCGATGGAGGTGATCGTCCCCGACGAGTTTCTGTCCGTGGCCATCGGCAAGCGCGGCCAGAATGTGCGCCTGGCTTCCAAGCTGACCGGCTGGCACTTGGATGTCCGAAGCGAGGAACGCTACAATCAGGATATGCAGGCCGGATACGAATCGCTGCTGTCGATGCCGGATGTCAGCAACAGCCTGGCGGACGCGCTGGTGGAGAAGGGGTTTTATTCCGCCGAAGAAATCAGCCGCGCCGTCGTGGACGACCTCCTGGCGGTGCGGGGCATGTCCGAGGAGGAGGCTGCCCGGCTGATCGACGCCGCCCGCGATGCCGTCAAGCGCGCGGCCGAGGAGGCGGCGGCGGCCGAAGCCCAGGCAACCGCGGCGGCTCTGGAAGATGCCGGGCAAGCGGAGGTCGCGGCCGACCCGGAATCGGCGGACGCGGCGCCCGCGGCGCCCGCGGCATCACCCCAGCCGGAACCCGCGACGGCCTCGGCCGAAGACGACGCGGCAACGGCCGAGGAGGCCGAAAAAACGAAAGACTAA
- a CDS encoding ribosome maturation factor RimP encodes MTARAKKTKDSAKKPPAEAPPGRLSHRREKEIARRVKELVRPACDAEGLEVIHVEFQREPAGRVLRVYLDKPGGITLGDCSHVSRQVSDLLDVALEVAEPYSLEVTSPGPNRPLGEKGDFDRFVGQWAKVRVARPIEGQKNFTGVLEGTTGDAVRLVAGEKTVEIPFELITRARLVESSGES; translated from the coding sequence GTGACCGCCCGCGCCAAAAAGACCAAGGATAGCGCCAAAAAGCCCCCTGCTGAAGCGCCCCCAGGGCGTCTTTCGCATCGCAGGGAGAAGGAAATCGCCCGGCGGGTCAAGGAACTGGTGCGACCCGCATGCGACGCCGAGGGCCTCGAGGTGATCCATGTGGAATTCCAGCGGGAACCTGCCGGCAGGGTGCTGCGGGTGTATCTGGACAAGCCCGGCGGGATCACCCTGGGCGACTGCTCCCATGTCAGCCGCCAGGTCAGCGACCTGCTGGACGTGGCCCTGGAGGTCGCGGAGCCCTACAGCCTGGAGGTGACCTCCCCGGGGCCCAACAGACCGCTGGGGGAGAAAGGGGATTTTGACCGGTTCGTTGGACAGTGGGCCAAAGTGAGGGTCGCAAGGCCGATCGAAGGGCAAAAAAACTTCACCGGGGTCTTGGAAGGCACGACGGGGGATGCGGTGCGGCTGGTGGCCGGGGAAAAGACCGTTGAAATCCCGTTTGAGCTGATCACCAGGGCCCGACTTGTGGAAAGCAGCGGGGAGAGCTGA
- a CDS encoding MerR family transcriptional regulator: MATPRLPPEIPDKFYFKIGEVGAITGLPTYVLRFWETEFKQIRPKRASSGQRLYRKKDVALILEIKHLLYERKFTIQGAKQTLGGRPAPPAPPTLAEIREELKAIRDLLDTPR; this comes from the coding sequence ATGGCGACACCCCGACTTCCGCCCGAGATACCGGATAAGTTCTACTTCAAAATCGGTGAGGTGGGCGCCATCACCGGCCTGCCGACCTATGTGCTGCGTTTCTGGGAAACCGAGTTCAAACAGATCCGGCCCAAAAGGGCCTCCTCCGGCCAGCGCCTCTACCGCAAAAAGGACGTGGCGCTGATCCTGGAGATCAAGCACCTCCTCTACGAGCGAAAATTCACGATCCAGGGTGCCAAGCAAACCCTGGGCGGCCGGCCGGCCCCGCCAGCGCCGCCCACCCTGGCCGAAATCCGCGAGGAGCTGAAGGCCATTCGCGACCTTCTGGACACCCCCCGCTAG
- the pheT gene encoding phenylalanine--tRNA ligase subunit beta, translated as MKVSLSWLKAYVAVEMAVDALAEALTMAGLEVEAVSDRYSRLETVLVGRVLAVAPHPRADHLQCCRVEIGGRNVAVVCGAPNVAPDQLAPLALPGTELPGGVRLQKGIIRGEVSEGMLCSQAELGLGDEAGGIMVLPPGTAQPGTPLNRALNLCDPVLEIGLTPNRPDCLSIIGVAREVAAIQKTPLRLPEPSAPSPGSAISQQAAVAIQAPEHCSRYAARLLQGVSVGPSPYWLQDRLLSVGLKPINNVVDITNFVMMETGQPLHAFDFDRLAEHRIVVRTAAAGERFTTLDGKTRELTPEMLLICDGQKPVAIAGVMGGLNSEISADSRSVLIESAHFDPISIRKTAKALGLNTDAAHRFERGVDPEGTLIALNRAADLMQQLTGGAAVSGLIDVHPRRITAPRIALSVAATNRLLGLELKAEHITAFLTAIAFTVNPGDADRLEVTPPSFRVDVSRPEDLMEEVARLSGYNQIPTTFPLIPAKGRTVSRYIETRERVRDNLVGAGFCEAISYTFIHAASCDRLNLAADDPRRCQVQILNPITEDQTTMRSLLLPGLLEALQRNTAQQVKTLRFFEVGKIFIKETAGAELPVETEMLAALWSGLRSEEGWFAKPEGCDFYDIKGVAERLLQALRVAPVRFSRLAPEDCRYVRPGAAAQIFAGPQAIGTIGEVHPRVLLNYDLKQPAFFFEIDIDRLFPLVPEVRRASAPPKFPFVERDLTVILDTAIEAGEILEALAESGQKLVESLRLLDVYTGPPIPQDKKSVSVRITYRSDTGTLEDAVVSRVHRQLSDGVVARFGATLPA; from the coding sequence ATGAAGGTTAGTTTAAGCTGGCTCAAAGCCTATGTCGCCGTCGAAATGGCGGTTGACGCCCTGGCCGAAGCGCTCACCATGGCCGGTCTCGAAGTCGAGGCGGTCAGCGATCGCTACAGCCGACTGGAAACCGTCCTGGTGGGGCGGGTGCTCGCCGTGGCGCCGCACCCGCGCGCGGACCACCTCCAGTGCTGCCGGGTGGAGATCGGCGGCCGCAACGTTGCCGTGGTTTGCGGCGCCCCCAACGTGGCGCCCGACCAGCTGGCGCCGCTGGCCCTGCCGGGGACCGAACTGCCAGGCGGGGTGCGGCTCCAGAAAGGGATCATCCGCGGGGAGGTCTCCGAGGGCATGCTCTGCAGCCAGGCCGAGCTGGGGCTGGGAGACGAGGCCGGCGGCATCATGGTTCTGCCGCCTGGCACGGCCCAACCGGGCACGCCCTTGAACCGGGCGCTCAACCTCTGCGACCCCGTGCTGGAAATCGGTCTCACGCCCAACCGGCCGGACTGTCTGAGCATCATCGGGGTGGCGCGCGAAGTCGCGGCCATCCAGAAAACTCCCCTGCGCCTGCCGGAGCCCTCCGCGCCGTCGCCGGGCAGCGCCATCAGCCAGCAGGCCGCGGTCGCCATCCAGGCGCCCGAGCACTGTTCGCGCTATGCCGCCCGCCTGTTGCAAGGGGTCAGCGTCGGCCCCTCACCCTACTGGCTGCAGGACCGCCTGCTCTCCGTCGGGCTGAAACCCATCAACAACGTGGTCGACATCACCAATTTCGTGATGATGGAAACCGGTCAGCCGCTGCACGCCTTCGATTTCGACCGTCTGGCCGAACACCGCATCGTCGTCCGGACCGCCGCCGCGGGCGAGCGCTTCACCACCCTGGACGGCAAGACGCGCGAGTTGACCCCCGAGATGCTGCTGATCTGCGACGGCCAAAAACCGGTGGCCATCGCCGGGGTGATGGGCGGGCTGAACTCCGAGATCTCCGCCGATTCCCGTTCGGTGCTGATCGAAAGCGCCCATTTCGACCCGATCAGCATCCGCAAAACCGCCAAAGCCCTGGGGCTCAACACCGATGCGGCCCATCGTTTTGAAAGAGGGGTGGACCCGGAGGGCACCCTGATCGCCCTGAACCGCGCAGCCGATCTGATGCAGCAGCTCACCGGCGGGGCGGCGGTGAGCGGCCTGATCGACGTTCACCCGCGACGAATCACCGCCCCCCGGATCGCCCTGAGCGTCGCGGCCACCAACCGCCTGCTGGGCCTGGAACTGAAAGCCGAGCATATTACGGCCTTTCTGACCGCCATCGCCTTTACGGTCAACCCCGGGGACGCCGACCGGCTGGAGGTCACGCCGCCCTCTTTTCGGGTGGATGTCTCCCGACCGGAGGATTTGATGGAGGAGGTGGCCCGCCTGTCCGGCTACAACCAGATCCCCACGACATTTCCGCTGATTCCGGCCAAGGGCCGCACGGTTTCGCGCTACATCGAGACCCGTGAGCGCGTGCGCGACAACCTGGTGGGGGCCGGGTTCTGCGAAGCCATCAGCTACACTTTTATCCACGCGGCTTCCTGCGACCGGCTGAACCTGGCGGCCGATGATCCCCGCCGCTGCCAGGTCCAGATTCTGAACCCGATCACCGAAGACCAGACCACCATGCGTTCCTTGCTGCTGCCCGGGCTGCTGGAGGCCTTGCAGCGCAACACCGCCCAGCAGGTCAAAACCCTGCGGTTCTTCGAGGTCGGCAAAATCTTCATCAAGGAGACGGCCGGCGCCGAATTGCCGGTGGAAACGGAAATGCTGGCCGCCCTGTGGAGCGGGCTGCGCAGCGAGGAGGGCTGGTTCGCCAAACCGGAGGGGTGTGATTTTTACGACATCAAAGGGGTCGCCGAGCGGCTCTTGCAGGCGCTGCGGGTTGCGCCGGTGAGGTTTTCGCGGCTGGCCCCCGAGGACTGCCGCTACGTCAGGCCCGGCGCAGCGGCGCAAATTTTTGCGGGACCCCAGGCGATCGGCACCATCGGGGAGGTCCATCCCCGGGTGCTGCTGAACTACGATCTGAAGCAACCCGCGTTTTTTTTCGAAATCGACATCGACCGCCTGTTCCCACTGGTTCCCGAGGTGCGACGGGCCTCGGCGCCGCCCAAGTTCCCATTTGTGGAGCGCGATCTCACGGTGATCCTCGACACCGCCATCGAAGCCGGCGAGATCCTCGAAGCGCTTGCCGAAAGCGGCCAAAAACTGGTGGAAAGCCTGCGTCTGCTTGACGTTTACACGGGCCCGCCGATCCCGCAGGACAAAAAAAGCGTCTCGGTTCGCATCACCTACCGGTCCGACACCGGCACGCTCGAGGACGCGGTGGTCAGCCGCGTCCACCGGCAGCTCTCCGACGGGGTCGTGGCACGTTTCGGCGCCACGCTGCCGGCCTAA
- the pheS gene encoding phenylalanine--tRNA ligase subunit alpha — protein MNATIDQIKSEALRELGAASDLDAVGEIAVRYLGRKGRVTQYLRHISQLPVEERPLAGKTANEVKNFLAAEIDAATRRLQAEALERLTEIDVSLPGRPSFSGALHPITQTTREICAIFNRLGFETVEGPQVETDYYNFEALNIPKNHPAREMQDTFYVSENVVLRTHTSPIQVRIMAQQPPPVRIIAPGKVYRCDSDLTHTPMFHQVEGLMVDRNVSFGDLKGILTTFVQQIFDPDTSLRFRPSFFPFTEPSAEVDIRCVICRGSGCRVCSQTGWLEVLGSGMVHPAVFENVGYDTGAVTGFAFGMGIERIAMLKYQIDDIRRFFENDARFLRQF, from the coding sequence GTGAACGCGACAATCGATCAGATCAAATCGGAAGCCCTGCGCGAGCTGGGGGCGGCGAGCGACCTGGATGCGGTGGGCGAGATTGCGGTGCGCTATCTCGGCCGCAAGGGCCGGGTCACCCAGTACCTGCGCCATATTTCGCAGCTGCCTGTGGAGGAGCGCCCGCTTGCGGGCAAAACCGCCAACGAGGTCAAAAATTTTCTGGCGGCCGAGATCGACGCCGCCACCCGCAGGCTTCAGGCCGAGGCCTTGGAGCGGCTGACGGAAATCGACGTCTCGCTTCCCGGACGCCCATCCTTCAGCGGTGCGCTGCATCCAATCACCCAGACCACCCGCGAAATCTGTGCGATTTTCAACCGCCTGGGCTTTGAAACCGTCGAAGGGCCCCAGGTCGAAACGGACTATTACAATTTCGAAGCGCTCAACATCCCCAAAAACCACCCCGCCCGGGAGATGCAGGACACCTTCTACGTCTCCGAGAACGTCGTCCTGCGCACCCACACCTCCCCCATCCAGGTGCGGATCATGGCACAGCAGCCGCCGCCGGTGCGGATCATCGCCCCGGGCAAGGTCTACCGCTGCGACTCCGACCTGACCCACACGCCGATGTTTCACCAGGTGGAAGGGCTGATGGTCGACCGCAACGTCTCCTTTGGCGACCTCAAGGGAATCCTGACCACTTTCGTCCAGCAGATCTTCGACCCGGATACCAGCCTGCGGTTCCGGCCCAGCTTCTTTCCCTTCACCGAGCCGAGTGCCGAAGTCGATATTCGCTGCGTGATCTGCCGGGGCAGCGGCTGCCGCGTCTGTTCCCAAACGGGCTGGCTGGAAGTGCTGGGATCGGGGATGGTGCACCCGGCGGTGTTTGAAAATGTGGGCTACGACACCGGCGCCGTGACCGGCTTCGCCTTCGGGATGGGAATCGAGCGGATTGCGATGCTGAAGTACCAGATCGACGACATCCGCCGTTTTTTCGAGAACGACGCGCGGTTTCTGCGGCAATTCTGA
- the rplT gene encoding 50S ribosomal protein L20 — protein MRVKRGFKANHRRKKVLKLAKGFRGGHSKLFRTAADTVDRALMNAYRDRRVRKREFRQLWIARINAAARINDLSYSKFMHGLQLAEIDLDRKVLAELAISDPAGFARLAQVAAQKI, from the coding sequence ATGCGAGTAAAAAGAGGATTCAAGGCAAACCATCGCCGCAAAAAGGTCTTGAAGCTGGCCAAGGGGTTTCGCGGCGGCCACAGCAAACTGTTCCGCACGGCGGCCGATACGGTGGACCGGGCCCTGATGAACGCCTACCGGGACCGCCGGGTCCGCAAGCGCGAGTTCCGCCAGCTTTGGATCGCGCGGATCAACGCCGCCGCCCGCATCAACGACCTGTCCTACAGCAAGTTCATGCACGGTCTGCAACTTGCCGAAATCGACCTGGACCGCAAGGTGCTGGCCGAGCTGGCGATTTCGGACCCCGCCGGCTTCGCCCGGCTGGCGCAAGTGGCCGCCCAAAAAATTTAA